GGTGAACTCCTCGGCGACCAGGTCCGAGGAGACCGAGGCGTGGCCGCCGGTCATGCCCTGCCGTTCACGCCAGGCGGCGAGATCGAACACCCAACTGTGCAGCCGGTTGTGTACGGGGAACCACTGCTCGGGATCGCTAGCGCCGACGTAGCCGTCGACTGAGATGGACATGGCGGCAACGACCTTGCTCATCGAACTCCTCCGATCAGGTAGTGCAGGTGGACGACGCCGGAGTCGAACGTCCGGGAGCCGGCTAGAGACATGTCGACGTGCTTGCCCTCATCGGGGAACAGCCGCGTTCCGTTGCCGAGAACGACGGGGAACACCATCAGGTGCAAGTCGTTCAGCAGCCCGGCGGTCAGCAGCGTACGGACGACGGAGATGCTGCCGGAAATGTTGATGTTGCGGCCCGGCGTATTCTTCAGCTCGGTCAGGTATGCCACGAGGTCGCCGTCGAGGATCTCGCTGTTGTTCCATTCGGTTGCGCCGAGAGTGCGGGACGCCACGAGTTTGCGCATCCCGTTCAGCGTGTCGGCCATCGGCCCGGTCTTGGTCACCCAGTATCCGGCGAACT
The nucleotide sequence above comes from Micromonospora luteifusca. Encoded proteins:
- a CDS encoding dihydrofolate reductase family protein: MTKRKIVAGLFISADGMVGAPEQWTFEHMTDEAGATIEKLITDADVMLLGRKTYEEFAGYWVTKTGPMADTLNGMRKLVASRTLGATEWNNSEILDGDLVAYLTELKNTPGRNINISGSISVVRTLLTAGLLNDLHLMVFPVVLGNGTRLFPDEGKHVDMSLAGSRTFDSGVVHLHYLIGGVR